The genomic segment CCGTACACTGCTGCTGTAATAAAACAAATTATGCAAGGCAGTGATGTTATAGATGACTCAGAATGTTTAAAGGAGAGGTCCTTCACGGGTTTTTTTTTATTCTCGTTGTGGTGGAAGGAAAGCCAAATGTGATGGTGAAGACGGATTCGATGGAGGTTCTCAGATACTACATGAATAtgtgaaaatggaaggatatgcgccttgtgcaggcagaaggaatgGCCGTAGTTAGCCATGGCATTGCCAGTTCGGTTAGTTCAGAACAATGCACTGAGCATAAGGGCCGACTGTACTTTTCCATGtcggtgagaccacagctggagttcGGTGCACATCTCTGGTCGCTTGTCTCAGGAAGACGTGATTAATCTAGAAAGGCGCAGAAATGATTCACGGATTTGGTTGCCGGGAACAGAGGACTCGAGTCAAAAGGAGACTGTACAGTGACTGTGCAGTGATCGCAACACTGAGGGCGATGCGACATCGATTCTCCCCTCCGCCACCACAGGCCCTACCCTCAGATTCAATTGTAGGTGATGCTCATGgtggaaaatggcacaaatgATCCATAATGGAAGCAGTGTGACGTAATTCACAAACACCGtcattgagttgttgtgttcGCTTTAAGAGGTGGTGCGTGACATAATCACGAGAATGTAAGGGGATTCCGCTTTTGGTTTCCTCGTAATGGAAGTAAAGGTCCCTAGTTTTTATTAAGCACCTAACACGAACGGGGCACATTTTATTCGCAAACTCTTACGAACTCACAGTAAATGTGCTCTGATCCCAGAATTTATCTCCGCCCCTCCAGCCCCACAATCGTTTTGCTCCCATTAAGAGGTGGTGCCTGACATAATGACTAGAGTGTAAGGGGATCGCTGTTGTTTTCTGTGTAATTCAACTGAAGGTTTGAAACTTCTATTAAGTACATAACACGACCCGGGCtcgttttattcacaaaatactTGCGAACTCAGAGTAAAATGTACACTGATGCCAGCAATGGGACCCGTCACTGCAGCCAACGAAAATGCATGTGAATTGCCTCCACTCCCTCAACTCCAGCCACACAGTGACTGTGCGTAGAACTTAACAACAGGATGGGTCACACTAGAGGGACTATATTATAGAGTTCAGTCGACAGCGGGAAATTGACCTGTCTCCGTCCAGCTTACCAGAAACTCTGGTCATTTCAATCGTCTCCATTTGCCGGCATCTCAATCTCCGAAGCTCCATGAAATAATAACCCACCCTGGACAATCCCTCACTATAACACAGGCCTCATAGTCACGGCAACATCCTcctaaatctctctctctctctctctctctctctctctctctctcacacacacacacacacacacacacacacacacacaatatcttTCTCGTTCTCACTACCTCACTGACCCCATGCGCACCCCGCTGTCGTTTCATCACCTCATTCAGCCACTCTCTTACGTTTCCCCTCGCAACCGTGCCCTGTCTAcctctctccacatcccctctccccctaTTCTTAGGGTCAACGATCCTAATATCCCGGCGCTGCCGGTCGATGGGACAATCAGGCGCTGAATCTGGTTTGTGTTCAGGTCGCGGCTTTATTAATGAACTGAAGCACCGAGGTGATCGGATATTTCACCGCTCTGATCACCcgctccctgaatttcgactgagtcaccgcgtaaataaaCGTGTTCGTGCAGCAGCTCAAATTCTTCAGCAAAACCCCGACAAAGTGAAAGATccattcagaatcattgaaatcaaatccttttgctctgatcTCGTAATACATGAAATTTACAACCAGTGTCagccacaggaggatgaagctgccggagagggtgaagaatagaaccacagacctcctcctgctctccatctccgggtcactgggATTCTGGCCTTTGCTTTGACCCCTCAgtcccttacggacccgactggacATTAAAATGTGCcggactgtcagagcgttgagcagcagaaTCACAACGAAAGGGATGAACGGACTTAAAACCGTATCGAGCCAATCATATCCTACCCACCAGGGGTCGGTGAGAGAATAGTCCATTAGGTCACAGAACCACGGTACATTGACGATTACCTCTCTGGGTTCCCAGAGGAAGTAGCGGGGGATATTTTTCAGACAGCACAGCACGCCGGTTGTTGTGAGAACCAAaaccgcagttttcccggtgcaatattttgttttcagcttctggcagcaaatggtgACAAACCGATCAAAAGTGAAagcgacggtgaaccagacagagcAGTATGTGGCTGTGAACCTCAGTACCTCGATCACCCTGCACACAGGGGTAATGCTCAGAAAAGTCCACGGAAAGTATTTATATATGATTCGAAATAAAGTGACCTCGCTAACAACGGTCAGTAGATCCCCtactgccatggccaccaggtagcgagtggtgcaggtagagaggccgcactttccccgggagaggatcacaatcgccacgaAATTCACTGCGGGAAGAAAGAACAAGCATTGGGTAGTGCTGAACACCTTCCCCGGGAATGGAAACGGGATCTGGTTTCAGCCAATGATCAGGAGTGCGAGAGGAGGTGAACGGCTGCTCATGTAACATAAACCACAGGTCACCTTGTCTCTGACCTGCCTTCCTCATTGTGGAGGTAAGACGATGTGTGAGCAATTGTCATGAGCAGCAACGATCGGCACTAATCCGATCCCAGTCCCTGATGGGGCCGGTTTCACTGATTTAACCGTGAATGACCAGGCCTCTGGAAATAGCATCTGACGGGGCTAAAGACGGATCCGGAGggaaacaaaactcacaaaatgctggagaacctcAGCAGCTCCAGCAGCGATCATGGAATTGAACTAGCAACCGAGCAGGTCTCAGAGCGAAAGCAGGAACATCTTAGTCATCCAATGTGGATTGACTCCGTTCATGGGTTAGTTCCACAGCACAGTTCAATTCGATAATACACGGCAGTAGATCCATGGACTCGGGTTCGGGTGATCAGATCCAACTTTTAACTAGCAGGTAATGGAATCCGATTGCGACGGGCTTCACAGAGAGACATAAAACACAGGACCAGGTCCCCACTCGGATCAATAACTCAGAAACAGTCAACTGTAAAATGTAAACCTCTCACAGTCACATCCTCCTGGTGGGCTGCCCGTCCTTAAGACCCTTATGCCTTATGGATATTTGTTCAATGAACACCAAGTTGTAAAATAATCATAAACAGTTTCATATTGGTCAACGCAAAGAAATATCAAACAGTAATTGCTCCGGTCACTCACCGGGAACTCCAATAACGGCGATGAACATGTTCAATACTTTGTCCACAAGCAGGTACCTATCAAACAATGCAGGCATTTTTTTCTGACCAGTGATTTGTCCCCGTCTGCTACAGGCAATCTCTCGGAATGAAATGTTGAGGCAGAACATGACTGGGGTTTTAATACCACTCAGCGACTCCACGGGGACAGATTTCAACAGATtctaaaacaaaattgttttaattatttacAATCCGATTACGTCAGACAAGGGCCATTCCTGTGGCGCAACATTGTGATTAATTTAGTGAATTAGCCGTGAAACTGCAAACAATTGAAATTATGCGGGCAGTAAGGGGTGTAAATTGCAAGTGGCATTCCTCCAGCAAAGGGGATATTGTTTCAAAGACCATCAGACCCAGCTCTGCACCTCATCGTGTGTCACTACGACTTTTGTCCATCGGCTGAGCAGATCCACTGAGAGAAAAGCGGCcgctccactctgattctccaccaATTGCAATCACAGCTCATCTCACTGTAACCTTATCTCCCACTCCCGATTACCAGCAACCATCCTCAGCTTGTTTCTGTGTACCAAACATTGTCCTGAGTCAAAAAGATATTCATCACCATTGAGAGGaatgcatgctctgagaaaagcaATGTCGCTGCCTTCCACTTGTGTTAGATCGACCTGGAACTGAAAAATGAAAGCACGGAGAGTCTCTTCGGACCACAGTATCTGTGCCAACCATGCCGCCATTTTAAACGGATCCCACCTATGCACACATGATCAGTCTCCATACACTCCCGGCGTGTCCATGTGTCAACGCTCAcaacagagatctgggagtttTGTGTTCTCTGATCTCAGAAGCTTtttgaccatctgtgtgaaataGTTGGAACCAACAAATTTGTCTGAACGTTCAAAGGTGTCTTGTCAATTACAACGTGTTTCCACTCTAAATGTGTAATTTAAAGGAACCATTTGACAGACTCGAAATAATGAATTTGATTATCTATTTGTAGGTTATGAAATTATATTGAATCACCCATTGCTATCATTGTCGACAGGTGTATAACCTCTTGACGTTGTTTGAATTTGAGAGACTCTGCCAAGAATGTGTCCGAGGTAATGTACATTTATGGTGTTGAATAAACAATTTCATATCCACGAACTTCTCCACAAACATATCCACGAACTTCGTCATAGTCCGAACACTCGTTTAACTCTCTCAGTACCCATCCCTAACCCATCGAACGCAGCAAACTAAAGGAGTGACTATGTGGGCGCAGGTACAGGTACCTAGCAGACAATGCAGGTATTTTCTCTGTCCAGTGATTTGTCCCCGTGGGCTACGGCAATCTCTCGGTAGGAAATGTGTGCTCTGTCTGTTATGTGTATGTGATACACACGCAGGCTCGACCACATAGAGACATACACACACGCGCGAACACACAGACAGtcataaacacacacagacatatataGGCACACGCAGGCGCACACACCCAAACATAAAAAACGCAGAACACGTGGCCAAGCCAACACACAGACCCTCAGACAGACGCAAAGACACGCATACAGAAGcaaacacacaatcacacacacacacacacacgtcaagtcaagtcgcttttattgtcatttcaaccataactgctggtacagtgcacaataaaaacgaaacaacgttcctccaagaccatggtgctacatgaaacaacacaaaactacactagactacatgaaccaacacaaaactacactagactacctcaaccaacacaaaactacactaaactACCTGAAACAACCCAAAACTATATTAGAATTCACACCTACACGGGACTACatcaagtgcacaaaacagtgcaagacaatacaataattaataaacaagacaataaccACAgtgaaggacaaattacaatatgataataaatattatatatgtaaatgtaaacaatgtaaaCAATGTTATAGCagaaattgagaaagaaatgaccAAAAATTGCAAATGAGTGGAGTTGTGTTCAGttgagtgtctgtgtgtatgtgtgtgtgtgtgtgtgtgtgtgtgtgtgtgtgtgtgtgtgtgtgtgtgtgtgtgtgtgtgtgtgtaggttggtgaCGGACGagactctgggaattgaggagtctaatggcttgggggGAAATGTCGTTCCACAGTCtgatcgtgagagcccgaatgcttcggtcccttttgccagatggcagaagggagaagagtttatatgaagggcgtgtggggtccttcacaatgctgttagctttgtggatacagcgtgtggtgtaattgtctgcaatggcaggaagagagaccccagtgatcttctcagctgacctcactttCCGCTGCAGTGTCTGCGAttcgagacggtgcaatttccgaaccaagatcaggatgctctcaatacaacctctgtagaatgtggtgaggatggggggtaggAGATAGACtgttctcagccttcgcagaaagtagagacgctgctgggctttctttgctatggagctggttttGAGGGGCCAGgagagattctccgccaggtggtCACCGAGAAATTTGgtactcttaacgatctctacggaggagccgtTGATGTTcaacggagagtggtcgctccatgctctcctgaagtcaacaaacatctcttctgttttgttcacattgttacgtaccccgtaactgggttgccaaaccagcagaacgctcgttggagtctgtgattactaggatctaataaagttttattcaagaaataagtaatacagtacactaatcgcaaggaaataaatgtaacaggttagcaatgataatacacacatatacacagaaatagggtaataggaatcaatcaagctctattgtagTCTAggagtaaaatgatcagtcttaagtgaagcagagttcggTGCAGttcagtgcagttcgaagtaatcgctgttgtaccattggagagagagagggagagagagagtgggagatttaattggtttcaggcagaccttttgatgtcttcgcagttggtttcgggcagaacttttgatgtcttctaatcccgctttggtcactgactgtgacctctccgttccggatacgatcgttcttccgcggtgaacccggcacccaggcaagggcggacacacatcccaggttcccaccgaccgTACCTTTagaccctgtgagcctctgatcgattcccgcgaaccggtccaccaaactccaccaacttgtggggacacactgctctttccagggtctcgtggcgtgtctcgtgccttagcaaacctgttcttttatccccttgctggggtatcacctgtccatcaaacttcaaacagttcagattcaaagcaaccggtctgtcaatatctaaattgtgtttctttctcgttaatcactcccttctctcttattagcattttgaatgtttctccattgtctttcgtaatgtctctcattagcatcattcgtccggtagctctgcttggcgtcgcagatgacacccccacccttaaaaggatttttacTGGTGAAAAAATCAAGGGGATGAATGCACATTATAAGATACACACTATAATATACAGGTAGTCAACAGCTATTCggttaatacagagaactttaagttttaacaccttgacaggcaatcagcaatcacattgtacgttccttttatatgttttatcttaatatcaaattcctgtaagaccagACTCCAACTTAGTAAcagtttgtttttatccttcattgtgaccaaaaacactaatggatcgtgatcagtgtaaattatcagtggtttccgtgccggacAGATATAAACTAAAAATGCTGTAATGCTagtatgattgccagtaattccttctccacagtggaataatttctctgatggacattaaacttcttaaaaaaaataagccactgggtgttcGATCTTCTCTTAGTCGGTCTGCAACAGCACCACCCCTGCCacttcgtcgctagcatctgttgtTATGGAAAAGGGTTTTGAAAGGTCAGGCGCattcaatacagggtggtgacacagaatcgccttcagactctcgaaggctttTCGACAAGGTCATTCCACACAAACTTCGCGTTcttcggcaagagcttagtaagaaggagggtaatatccgcaaagtttttgcaaaacttccgatagtaccacaccatccccaagaaccttctcaggtcTCTCTTGTCCGTCGGGATCGGAACTTCAGAGCTAGcttgcaccttagcctgcatcggtgccagctgcccctgtccgaccacataccccagataagtgaccttagcgtggccgaactcacttttcgagaggttcactgtcaggttggcttcagacagccgtttaaacagttcctctactgccacaatgtgctcctcccacgtgtcactccagaccaataaatcgtcaatatacagttctgcgttctttaacctttttatcactgaattaattatcctttggaaggtccctgggTCGTTCTTCATGCCAAAAGATAAAACATTGTACTCGTATAACCCcgatggagtgacaaatgctgagatttctcgaGCCTGGTCGGTTAAATGAACGCACCAGTACCCTTTTAGCAAATCGATCGTTGTGTCgtacttagctctccccactttatcgatgcaatcgtctacccttgggatggggtaagcatcgGTTTGTGTGATggcgttcacctttctgtaatctgtacagaatcgtatgctcccatcgggtttcgggacaaccacacagggagaAACCCATCccgatttggatggcctaataatacctgtggctagtatgtgttcaatttctttctccactggcttgcccttctccaagttcatcctataggggtgttgcttaataggctgatCTGATGTAACGACAACATCATGTGCCGTccccttgcatcgcctcgggGCATCTGGACATACAACTGCATGcaggttaattagctttatcagcggctcgctctgttcaggggttaagtgagagaccttatcagcaaagttggccaaaacaatagagttctccaacctggtcggcaccatatttatcttCTCAAGATGGGGtttccccttatcatttggcaccccagcctcatttatttttgtgataacaccgactagatctgctttctgatcgTGGTAAGCTTATAACATATTAATATGTACTAATTGGGTCGGCTTACATCTGTCCGGCGtttcaataacataattcaaagggtctatctttttaatcactttgtacgGACCGTGGGATCTCAcctggagggggttggttaccactAGAAACAGAACCAAGACCCTATCACCCACTTGAAACACTTGTTCGCGGGCACGTCTATCATACCActgtttcattttagtttgggtgtgtcgtagattttctttggcaaggtcacagatccttttaagcctctcacaaaattttaaaacataatcaattTCATTGACTTGTACTGTCGGACTGGACTattgctctttcagtaaggtcagAGGTCCTCTGGCCCGATGACCGAAGAcgagctcgaatgggctgaaccTCAATGACTTCTGAACCGTGTCCCTCACGGCAAATAACAGGAGAGGCAAGGCATCACCCAGTCCCTAGCGTTgtcttgacaataaattttaacCATGGTCTTTATTGTTGCGTGGAATCTTTCCAACGCCCCTTGGGACTCCGGGTAGTACGCGGAGGCCAAAATACGCTTTACTCCCATCTCGTCCAACATCCGTTGGAATatgtgagatgtgaagacactcccctgatctgactggatttcccttagcagccccaccgtagtgaaaaatttcacaagcgcctttaccactgcgggagccttgacgcttgccaggggcacagcctccggAAACTTGGTGGCAGCACACATCATAATCATCACATACTCTCGcccactcgcagttctgggcaggggaccgacaaaatccacaattattcgGGAAAAAGGTTCCCCGAAAGCGTGTATCGGTCGAAGGGGCGCTTTAGGTAGGGCCTGGTTcggctttcctaccacctgacagAAATGACACCGGACTACAAtattcaataatatccttcctcatgttcggccagtaaaactctttgataattctatcgactgttttcctcaccccaaaatgtccaccgaggggtatcttgtgggccaggttaaaaatctcgtaCATATAAATGtttggcactaccacctggtgtaccaccccccccccactcctcatctgcggcCACGGTatttggtctccacttcctcatcagtactccctccttcacataatagcccactggttccttttttatttctgcttcggagagagctgtctccgtcaaaaccatcagctcctcgtctcgttcctgtgcttgtataaattccttcctcgctaatgatCAATCTACCTTACTTTCACCCGCTCCACTATGCTCATTCTTcacactttctaacccctcctggtacagggctggtaaaaacgtctcagttCAATCTATATTCGCTTCGGCAGcttttctggacatgcgccgagttactgcgcaaacgggacaaacctgtgagtccatgggcgggtcctcggtcctggcaggctggcttatcaatcttactgctgggtacacatctccacctgcaagaTCGTTGCCGAGTAGAACCTCaacgtcttccatcggtaattcgggcctcaccccgatcgtgaccggtccggagaccaagttgcttttcaggtgtacctggtgcaaaggtactgcgtcagtcccttccccaatacctttgaccttgacctcgccagtctcggtctctgaactgcagtctaacacactctttaatatcaatgactgaccagctccagtgtctctccaaaTCCGTACTGGTACTGgatttgacccctccttcaccgacgccaatccggccgaaataaatttctcgcgcccttcctgaactctatcagacctcttctccgcGAGaggtttgtttgccggctcaatacagccagtcggaaccgtcgTTTTACCTTTCCCCGTCTCcgtctttggggcaaagcacctggacgcaaagtgacgggctttcccacaattatagcatacgaccccaggagacttcctaccaaactgcttcctgtcttccttatccttctcactagtccccggcttactttctggcttttccggcggactctctccgccctctcgactacccttctggtagctcttactcggggtaaactttgctttgtgtgttaacgcgtactcatccgctaacttagcagttgcggctaaggtgtctgcctctttctcatctagatagggcctcataccttcagggacacaacctttaaattgctcaatcagtattagctgtagcagtctgtcataatccccagtgACCCCTTtcaaggcgcaccaacgctcacaatacatctgcatctcacgggaaaactctaaatacgtgcggccacACTGCTTCCTCgaattccggaacctctgccggtatgcctccgggaccaactcataaattctgagtatagcctctttcaccacatcatacctctgggcatcttctgctgacaacgctgagtaagcttgttgagccttccccttaagtacgctctgaagcgaaacagcccacttatccctcggccagtcctgacttgcagcgatttttcaaaatgtagaaagtaccgatcaacatcggcctcctcaaatgggagAACCAGCCTAACcgcctgggtcgccctgaacccttcACCTTGGTTCGGCAGTTGGCCCCTCtctagcgtcatccttaacttctccagctcaaaaaTCCCTTTCCTTCTATCTCTCTTCCCGTTCTAactgctcttctctctcttctcgttctaactACTTTACTCGGACCTCGTGCTCGAGTCTTATTTTTTTTCATCACCTGctgcactgcttctccaccaggttttctcATAGACATCAACTCCAGCTCCCCGTggagaaacacacctttagatacataatgctcaatgatagctctgtgcaccTCCGCTCTCCTCGTTGtcggcttccccttaaaaagattccaCCGTTTTGCAGCAGTCcgcaattctgatttcctggcatcctctaatgactccaaggttggcgcctttagaaattcctcaatctccatttctgccgTTTGCCCTTTTTTTCTtccgggaattttaacccaatcaatttacccagtcccaatttttggcgttcaaaatcccggacgagatccccacttatgttacgtaccccgaaACTggtttgccaaaccagcagaaatggaacgcttgtTGGAGTCTGTGCTTACTGGGAAGTaaagaagttttattaaagaaataagtaatacagtacactaatcgtaaggatataaatgtaacagcttAGCAATGATGATACACACAtttacacagaactagggtaacgggaatcaaccaagctttatcgcagtctaggggtaaaatgatcagtcttaagtgaagcagagttcagttcagttcagtttagtgcagttcgaagtagtcgctgttgttgtaccgttggagagagagagggagagagggagatgcaattggtttcaggcagaccttttgaagtcttcgcagttggtttcgagCAGACCTTTTCGCGTCTTTTAaacccgctgtggtcaccgactgtgacccctccgttccggatacgatcgttcttccgcggtgaacccggcacccaggcaagggcggacacacaccccaggtacccaccgatcgtacctttacaccctgtgctcctctggtcggttcccgcgaaccagTCCTCCAAACTCAAACCACTTGTGGGGGGCACACTTCTCTTTCCAGTGTCTCCTGGtgtgtctcgtgccttagcaaacctgctccttttatccctctgctggggtatcacctgtccatcaaacttcaaacagttcagattcaaagcaaccggtctgtcaatatctaaATGTGTTTCTTCCTCGTtaatctttctcttctctcttattagcattttgaatgtttctccattgtctcccgtTATCTCTCtaattagcatcatccgtccggtagctctgcttggcgtcgtACATGACAGAATACGATGTGTaggggtgtgcctcagggatttgtacatggtccaatgttgtttgtcatatatattattgatttggatgatgggtggtaaattggattagtaagtatgcagatgattctAAGatagttgtggataatgaaataggttttcaaagcttgcagagagatttagaccagttagaagagtgggctgaaaaatggcagatagagtttaatgctgaaaaatatgaGGTGATATATTttagtaggactaatcaaaatagaacatacatggtaaatggtagggcattgaagaatgctgcagaacagagggatccaggaataatagtgcatagttccctgaaggtggaatctcatgtggacagggtggtgaaggaagcctttggtatgctggcctttatgaaTCACAGCattgagttgggatgtaatgttgatattgtataagacattggtaaagccaaatttggagtattgtgcacagttctggtcaccgaattatagtaaagttgtcaataaaattgagagagtaccgAGGAGATTTacgaaaatgttgcctgggtttcatctcctaagttacagagaaaggttgaacaagttagatctttattctttggtgcgtagaagattgagggggccttgatagaggtgtttaaaattatgaaggggattgatagagtcgacgtggataggctttttcctttgagaatggggaagattcaaacaaaaggacatgagttgagagttaaagggcaaaaagtgaggggtaacatgaggggggaacttctttactcagagagtggtagctgtgtggaacgagcctccagcagaagtggttgagacaggttcgatgttatagtttaaatttaaattggatagctatatggacgggaaaggaatggagggttatgggctgagtgcaggtcggtgagactaggtgagagtaagagttcggcacggactagatgggccgatatggcctctttccgtgctgtaattgttttatgtttatatggttaaatatagttgctttaatcgtatgcagtgttacagggtagcaaattacacagcatccacacaaactggggtttggggtgggatcgagCCATCTCAATCTCACGAGATTAGCGGGAATTGAGAGTGTTTGCCTTAGACTtccgcagccaaggaaaccagggtgtttcaccgATATATCAGTGCATGTGGCCAGGCAGACAAAGATCAGAAGTTAGAGGAATGAGGAATTAAAGTGGCAGGAACAAGACAGTCAAGGATAAGCAGGAACGGTTACTCATCCGTCTGTCTTTTTC from the Mobula birostris isolate sMobBir1 chromosome 13, sMobBir1.hap1, whole genome shotgun sequence genome contains:
- the LOC140207911 gene encoding probable G-protein coupled receptor 139; protein product: MPALFDRYLLVDKVLNMFIAVIGVPVNFVAIVILSRGKCGLSTCTTRYLVAMAVGDLLTVVSEVTLFRIIYKYFPWTFLSITPVCRVIEVLRFTATYCSVWFTVAFTFDRFVTICCQKLKTKYCTGKTAVLVLTTTGVLCCLKNIPRYFLWEPREVIVNVPWFCDLMDYSLTDPWWVGYDWLDTVLSPFIPFVVILLLNALTVRHILMSSRVRKGLRGQSKGQNPSDPEMESRRRSVVLFFTLSGSFILLWLTLVVNFMYYEIRAKGFDFNDSEWIFHFVGVLLKNLSCCTNTFIYAVTQSKFRERVIRAVKYPITSVLQFINKAAT